The Flavivirga eckloniae genomic interval ATACTTTAATCGACGATATTAAAGAATTAAGAACGTATGCTTTAGAGGAGCAAATACCATTAGTCGTAAAGGTTCTTAGGTTTACTTACGAGCATATAGAAAAGTACAATTCATTCATGATTCCTATTTTGGACGATGAGCCTACAGGCGAAGAGGAGCTTATTGAAGAAAGAGAAGAAGACTCTCCTGTAGATAGTCTTAAGTATTTACTATCTCTTATGAAAAACTTGAATAACAAAATAAACATATCGGACTTAAAAGAATATAGAAACCTTTTAATGACGTATTAATATAGAAATAAGAAGATAGTTTTCGAGAAACGATATCAAAAAAGCCTTAACATATTTCTGTTAAGGCTTTTTTTTAAGTTTAAGTCTAGTTTAGTTAAGTATGAATGCTAGCCATTCATAGAGATTAAAAACTCTTCGTTATTTCTTGTTTGTTTAAAACGCTCGTTAATAAATTCCATAGCTTCAACTGGGTTCATATCTGCAAGGTACTTACGCATTACCCACATACGTTGAATGGTATTTTCATCCAATAAAATATCATCACGACGTGTACTGGATGATGTAAGATCGATAGCAGGGAAAATTCTACGGTTAGATATTTTTCTATCTAATTGTAACTCCATATTACCAGTTCCTTTAAATTCTTCGAAGATCACTTCGTCCATTTTAGAACCAGTTTCTGTTAATGCCGTAGCAATAATAGTTAAAGATCCTCCATTTTCGATATTTCTCGCAGCACCAAAGAATCGTTTTGGTTTGTGTAGCGCATTAGCATCTACACCACCACTTAGTATTTTACCCGATGCTGGTTGAACTGTATTGTAAGCTCTTGCTAAACGTGTAATAGAATCTAAAAGAATAACGACATCATGACCACATTCAACTAATCTCTTAGCTTTTTCTAACACGATGTTCGCGATTTTTACATGCTCATGAGCTTCTTTATCGAAGGTAGAGGCAATAACTTCACCACGTACATTACGCTGCATATCTGTTACCTCCTCAGGACGCTCATCAATTAGTAAAATCATTTGATATACTTCAGGATGGTTTGCTGCAATAGCATTTGCAACATCCTTTAATAACATGGTTTTTCCTGTTTTTGGCTGCGATACGATCATACCACGTTGCCCTTTTCCTATAGGAGAGAACAAATCCATTATTCTGGTAGAAATTGTGCTTTGCTTTTCGGCAATGTCAAATTTCTGTTGCGGAAACAATGGTGTTAAATGTTCAAAAGAGACTCTGTCTCTAACCACATTAGGATTTTGTCCATTAATTTTACTGACTTTAATTAATGGAAAATATTTTTCACCTTCTTTAGGAGGTCTTACATGACCAAGAACGGTATCTCCTGTTTTTAAACCAAACAATCTAATTTGTGATTGAGAAACATAAATATCATCTGGTGATGACAGATAGTTATAATCAGAAGAACGTAAAAAACCATAACCATCTTGCATGATATCTAAAACGCCTTCACTTTCTATAATGGCATCAAATTCGAAATCAGGTTCTCTGTAACGGTTTCTTCCATCTTTGTTTCCAGTCTCAACATTACCATTTTTTTGGTTTTGGTTACGATGTT includes:
- the rho gene encoding transcription termination factor Rho is translated as MFEISQLKEKKLSDLQEIAKKLNVPKYRSLKKLDLVYQILDQQAADPKAVKAAVSPTEETTEKKTENKPARKPRQRVQKPTKNTPAKNTPKQNEAKASTEQKAEIPEKANTPKPDTPTKQNKEEQKQDNNQKQDNNQKPKNQNDNQQKSHQRRDNQQKNQHRNQNQKNGNVETGNKDGRNRYREPDFEFDAIIESEGVLDIMQDGYGFLRSSDYNYLSSPDDIYVSQSQIRLFGLKTGDTVLGHVRPPKEGEKYFPLIKVSKINGQNPNVVRDRVSFEHLTPLFPQQKFDIAEKQSTISTRIMDLFSPIGKGQRGMIVSQPKTGKTMLLKDVANAIAANHPEVYQMILLIDERPEEVTDMQRNVRGEVIASTFDKEAHEHVKIANIVLEKAKRLVECGHDVVILLDSITRLARAYNTVQPASGKILSGGVDANALHKPKRFFGAARNIENGGSLTIIATALTETGSKMDEVIFEEFKGTGNMELQLDRKISNRRIFPAIDLTSSSTRRDDILLDENTIQRMWVMRKYLADMNPVEAMEFINERFKQTRNNEEFLISMNG